The proteins below are encoded in one region of Garra rufa chromosome 12, GarRuf1.0, whole genome shotgun sequence:
- the tubb1 gene encoding tubulin beta-1 chain produces MREIVHLQIGQCGNQIGSKFWEVISDEHGINRAGAYEGDMDLQLERINVYFNEAHGGKYVPRALLVDLEPGTMDSVRGSHIGQLFRPDNFIHGNSGAGNNWAKGHYTEGAELVEQVVDRVRNEAESCDCLQGFQFVHSLGGGTGSGMGTLIINKIREEYPDRIMNSFSIMPSPKVSDTVVEPYNATLSIHQLIENTDETFCIDNEALYDICFRTLKLTTPTYGDLNHLVSLTMSGVTTSLRFPGQLNADLRKLAVNMVPFPRLHFFMPGFAPLTARGSQQYRALTVPELTQQMFDPRNMMTACDPRRGRYLTVAGIFRGRMSTKEVDEQMLAIQQKNSNYFVDWIPHNVKVAVCDIPPRGLKMASTFIGNNTAIQEIFKRIGEQFMLMFRRKAFLHWYTGEGMDELEFSEAESNLNDLVSEYQQYQDATADMDYDAEDEVTEEEGLSSTAHSTRVEITTEVVTETSVSE; encoded by the exons ATGCGTGAGATTGTTCATCTACAGATCGGACAGTGTGGGAATCAGATCGGCTCAAAG TTCTGGGAGGTGATCAGTGATGAACATGGTATTAACCGAGCAGGAGCGTATGAGGGCGATATGGACCTTCAGCTGGAGAGGATCAATGTTTACTTTAACGAAGCGCATG GTGGCAAATATGTTCCAAGAGCATTGTTAGTGGACCTGGAGCCGGGGACTATGGACAGCGTGAGGGGCAGTCACATAGGACAGCTCTTCAGACCGGATAACTTTATACACG GCAATTCTGGAGCTGGCAATAACTGGGCTAAAGGTCACTATACTGAGGGTGCAGAACTTGTGGAGCAGGTCGTGGATCGCGTTCGTAATGAAGCCGAGAGCTGCGACTGCCTGCAGGGCTTCCAGTTCGTCCACTCTCTGGGCGGTGGTACCGGTTCGGGAATGGGTACCCTGATTATCAATAAGATCCGAGAAGAGTATCCCGACCGCATCATGAATAGTTTCAGCATAATGCCCTCGCCAAAAGTCTCCGATACGGTAGTCGAGCCGTATAACGCCACCCTGTCGATCCACCAGCTGATTGAGAATACAGACGAGACGTTTTGCATTGATAACGAAGCGCTGTACGATATCTGCTTCCGCACTCTTAAGCTCACAACGCCAACTTATGGAGATCTCAACCACTTGGTGTCTCTCACCATGAGCGGGGTGACGACCTCCCTCCGCTTTCCGGGTCAGCTAAACGCTGACCTTCGGAAGCTGGCCGTCAATATGGTGCCCTTCCCTCGTCTTCATTTCTTCATGCCTGGCTTCGCTCCTCTCACGGCACGTGGTAGCCAACAATACCGTGCCCTTACGGTGCCTGAGCTCACCCAGCAGATGTTTGATCCCCGAAATATGATGACAGCGTGCGACCCACGTCGAGGGCGCTATCTGACAGTGGCTGGCATTTTTCGTGGCCGCATGTCTACTAAAGAGGTTGACGAGCAGATGCTAGCCATTCAACAGAAGAACAGCAATTACTTCGTAGACTGGATCCCTCACAATGTCAAAGTGGCCGTTTGCGACATCCCGCCACGAGGCCTCAAAATGGCCTCCACCTTCATCGGAAACAACACCGCCATCCAGGAGATATTCAAGCGCATTGGAGAGCAGTTCATGCTCATGTTTCGACGCAAGGCCTTCCTGCATTGGTACACAGGGGAGGGCATGGATGAGCTGGAGTTCAGCGAGGCCGAGAGCAACCTCAATGATTTGGTTTCGGAGTACCAGCAATATCAGGATGCAACCGCCGACATGGATTACGACGCAGAAGATGAAGTGACAGAAGAGGAGGGTCTGTCATCAACAGCACACAGCACTCGAGTGGAGATTACGACTGAGGTGGTCACTGAAACTTCTGTCAGTGAATAA